In Ananas comosus cultivar F153 linkage group 7, ASM154086v1, whole genome shotgun sequence, the sequence GCACATACATCATATGCCTGATTTACTAAATAATATAGCCTATTGCATTCTTAACACAATCCGCGATGCATTTATGAAAGGATGAGTTAGAGAAATGCTAGTAAAAATTTCATGCTCGAAATTATGAGCTCCTTCACTTAATCTTACTGGTTAACTAAACGTTTATTTATGTAAGAGAAATTGATAAACATTATTACACAGAAATCACCAAATCTCACCTGAAAATTCCAAAAATGAGAACCTATATAATTTGCGTAATCGCCAACTTGAATTGTCACAATTTCCCTCATTCTTATCAGCTCCTaccaacaacaaaaaaaaaaaaaaaaaaaaaaaacaagggagTTAATAGGAAGCTAGATCATATATTAAAGCAAATttggttattaaaaaaaatccccaATATGTATAAGAGTAGTGGAGCTTGGCGagtgagatgaaaccctaaaccctaaaaaatataaatcaatcaaaattacaaaaatccGGAGAAGAACAGCTAATTTGTAGATCGATTCAAGCGTCCGAAGCAAGaacaaaaccaaattatataaaaagaaaaagctctTATGGAGAGAAACCCTAACCAAAGGAGGAGGAACCAAAATGAAATCGTCGAGACAATTCGAGGAGTGTAGTAAAAGCGGGAAATGAATTATGCGGACGGTGGCGGCCACCTAAGCCCCGCGGGGTAGGATTTATGCGGACGCCCCTGATCTCGCGAATCGCGATATGCCCGATCGCAGGTGAAATGATGCGAGGACTCAGTGCACCACGTCATTGGCGGACCGAAAATATCGTCTCGGTCTATCCTAGAGATTGGAATTAAAAAAGCCCGGTCTATGTATGCTGTGGTGCACAAAGTACGTGGCGTAGTGTGGAGGCCCAATGGAGCGGATTGTGGGCTCTTCTTAATGGCCGTGTATAATTTTGGTGGGACGTATAGATTAGGCCTAATATTTAACCATTAACTAacatttactaaaaattttttaaaaaaagatattttaagtgATGTTTGATTTTCGCATGTtgaagatatttaaaatttttaaaaattccaaGGAGAATTTCAATTCTCCGGGTTGTTTCCATTATgttttaggcttagtttggtattgagatggatttaacgctattagatagaatggaatTGAGAAAAAACGGATATGCGTTCTCCGATGGAAcgacagaaaatatatcataaccgagtAACCGTAATATACGGAACGCAAAATTACGTACGGAAAATaaacaggatatttttccaTCGTGTTTCTtaccgcacgtaatgcaattTTTCCGCAataccaaacgaagccttagttaGATATTATAGAGACCAGTTGGATTCTAGCATTATTTTACTAcatgtaataataattattatcttaaAGATTAAACTTGAtatgaagattttctttttcttttttttcctccgatAATTTAACTTAACTGCAAGCTAACAAAAATACAACCGCACGATAGTTTGATGACATGCATCATAGAAGCATGATATCGGTGCATAATATTTCTAATGcagtttttttgagaaatttttttttaatgtatttggTTGATACAGAATTATGGCACCAGTTACATCCCTTTTTGTTGTGCATCTTCACAAATTTGTATTCAAAAGACAAAGAAGAATCaggaacaaattaaaattaaaagtatgaaTTCTGCGCATAAACTTCGAAGAAAGTGTTACCAGAAAATACAATTCAATACCCAAATGATAAACATATccaaaaatcttaaaaaaaaaaaaaaaaaaaaaaatctcaccaAGGTCACGGTATCAGGATCTTACCCTAAGATGGAAACACAATCACCATACATTAAATCAAGGGCAAAACATGAAGCTCAGTATGAATTCAATGATCAAGAAAATAAGACTTAAAATGACCTTTCTACTCACTCTTCAATAAATGCTGCAACAACTCcataaatcaaacaaaaacgaaaaaacagAACAAATATATTCAGGGAGTGCGGTGCACTCCACAAAAACTTGTCCTTCCGTTGtgatattttattctaattcaACCGTCTCTACATTatctaaataagaaaaaaattatattaatctCTCAGTAacatatatttttcatatttctaTGTCCCCTTCACCGGAAATGTAAGTGCTTGTTGACTTCGAACATCTTTCCCTGAGTCCGCCGACTCCTCCTTAAAGCAGAGTTCATCATCAACTTTCTCGAACTCCAAGGGGCTTTCAGGAGACCTCGAAGCAGTATGATTCCAGGTAGCATAATGTTCTCGAGGAACTCCTCCGTACAGACGAAGTGATCGATCCACAATGTGTGATGCTTTCGCGTTCTTTTGAGAGTATAATCGATACTTCTGATGGAAAAATGAGAACTTTGTTAAGTGTGATCGATAAAGATAGAAAATGGATTATGTCGATGAACTTTTAAAAGAAAGATGCATCGTAAGGGAGAAAGATACGAGAAAGAATCAATAAAAATGGCATATAAACAGCAGTGTTgctttaaaagtttaagcttACGCATTTATTCTCTCTGTTCGCCCTCGTAAATGGGCAGAgcagaaaaaattaaaagagactAGGAGCATACGAACTGCTATAATCAACAATAACTAACCTGTAGATGGCTTTTCACTTCATCATTTGTGAGCCCATTCACCTTCATCACTTCTCTTATCCTCTTTGGAGTGGCTGCTGCATCAACAAATAGAGAACAACATAGTCGGATCAGAAATTTGAACTACGCGATTGTACGTTATTCATTTCTTTGCAACATCAAAACTTCTCCTCCTTATCTATGCTTTCTTTCCACAAATCATCAAAAGAATATGTTGCTAGAAATCACCGGTGTCGTCTTTACAAAACTCTAGAAAGCTGCAGAAAAAAATAATCTGCTAGGAAGTGCTCAAATCGTGCAAACTTTAATGCCTCAACTTACTTTGGGAACCACCAAGCTGTTTAAGGGCGACGAGAAACAGCTCATGCAAATCCTTGGACCAGCTGCGTCTCGTCTTTCTTTGCTGCTGTAATCTGAGTATCGAACAAGAGTTCTCGACATGAAAAGAAGATGATAGAGAAAGATCGGATGGCATCATCGtgatctccttctccttcttcaagTTCGGATCGACCGCCAATACATCTTTAAATAGCGGATGACTCTTCTCTTCACTACTCTGCCATCAATCAAGATTCAAATGAttcttttataataaattcGTAAAAtctgctttaaaaaaaaaacacatctGTATAATTTTGCTCTCTACCTCTTGAGAATTGATGTGCTTCTGGATTGATGTCACCAACTTCGTATCAAGCTTGCTATTGTGATTGTTTTGCAGTGTTAACTCTGTTTCGTCGAGATATGTTTTCCAAGATAAAAATGTTTTGTGCATAAATTTTGCTGTATGACTTTTTATCTCTTCCTTCATCAAATTGATCACTGCATGGACCATAACATCATGTTTTCAATCAAAAAAACCTCTAGttttttttgaaacattttAAAAAGTCAATATGGTTGgatattgtaaaaataattattactgtCACGATAGATCCTTCCTCTTTAAAACATCGCTAACAtagatgaaaagaaaagaaagaaatattaataCAAAGAATAGAAATAGAGCTCACAAAGAGAAAGCACATTTATCGACAGAGCGAACTCTTTCGAAAACACCATCATCTTTTTAATCTCGGAATCTACATCAGCAATCCATTTCACTACCTTCATAACCTCCTCTATGCTCTCTATGCTCTTGCCTGTTGCTGCAGACTTTTTTGAGAAAACAGGCTCGATAGAGATCTTCACCATTACCCCATCTTCTAAACTCATTGCACTCATCGACGAACTCATCTTTTAGATCTACGTacgctctctctccctctcattcgaAGGAAATAGTAGCAGGGTGGTTCTCCCATTTATACCGTTACAGCTTAGACAGAAGGATTACGAAAAAGGAAGGGATGTACTTGAAGAAACAAGATAAATCCGAGTGTAAAATGGTAAATACGTGGACCGGAGATTCCCGCCCGTATAACGGTATTATTATACGGGCGGTTAATATAATTTCAACCACAACAATTTGCCACGtgtccctttctctctttttaaaattattattattatattatatatatattattatatatactagcTTTTTAATCAATACGATACATGGAACGATAACTAATCTCAGctatatgtaattataaattaatttcaaaattgaaaatttattaggatatatatgatgattagTAGATTATCAGCTATACTACAGTTCATATATAGAATATAATAATACGTACTctataaaggaaaaaaacaaaaaagataagCAACAATCTTGaaagtttaatataatatttgtttaaataaaaagttatataGTTATTGGTACTTTAAATTTAgtatcataaaaatatttaaagaaatttttttaatcaactatatttaaaaattttagataaagatgaatataaaatataagataactaTTTAGGACTTCGTTTGGTATTGAAACAAGTTACAGcgaaaatatatagagatatacttcGTAGAAAGTATTATCTATTTTTAGTTAGTGCTGTAGAAAATATGTAGtaattatatatgaaatatgatattatatatgcaaataaatataatattttttatccttttttatacACGTAAATATGTAACGTAATTTCTTGGCTatcaaaaacctttttttttcactgaaaGATGCcatcactaaaaaaaaatattttcacatcatcattttaaaaattcttcaAGAGTTTTCTAGAAGGAGGTGCCGTGGCTTCACGTAcgacctctatatatatattttttttttgaaatcctaAAATTGGCATGTTATGAATTATCTGTTAGTATTTGactagatttgtagttatcttagaaaaaaattcgaattaaattaaaataatatgaaatttagatttaaaatagAGGATCAATCTTTCCATATTCGGATTGGAGCAGTTTTCATgaattattgtatatatatatatatttatattatgcaGGCCCACTGATCTAGTGGGCCGGAATGAATCTACTTAGAAGGGGCCTTGAGGTCCAATTTGAAGGCCTGGATTATGCTCGAGGCGACATGATGACTCAACACTGCATTATATAATTAGTAATCATTAGTTTAGCTTATCTCGGCGGTGTCgtatttattgttattattgttatgtTATACCTTCTATTTGCATGATATTACTGTAACACCaatgatataaaattttcagCGAGAAGCCGACAACAAAATCACGACCGTCGGATCCTCAGCCCGTTCCACCAGTCAACTCCCTTCCTCGTCCATTTAGTATCGTACAACCCTCGCAGCAAGTCCACCAATCATTTGTCCACCGAAGGGTAGTTCGGTAATTTCGCTATGCACTTTTACCAGATATTTATTTAATTCGTCGGCAACGAAAGTGGATAATATCTGCGTCGCGTCTCCTTTTTTCCGTCCGGGGGGGAAGAAagggagaaagtgaaaaagggGAGGTCACGAGAGAGCTCTCGCCATCGCCTCTAACCCCCCGATCGGAAACCCTAGCCCTAAAACGATCGAGGAAAAGGAGATAAAAAGCGGGTGGAATCGAAGGGATCTGAGGTCGAGATCGAAGCGGAGCGGGGCGAAGGGGCTCACGAGGTCTCGCTGCGATCGCCGTGGGGGCACGTCTCTTTCCTCCACCAAACCCTACCCCTTCCCACCGCTTCTTCGTGATCCCACCAACGGTCGGATCGCCTCGAGGGGTCGTCGCGGCGCCACGTTGCGCGCCCCCGCGCCTCGATTTCTCCGGTAGGGCGTGggagcgcggcggaggaggagaggggtttTTTGATGTGAGAGAAGGgtcggaggagagagagagagagagagtgagaaagagggagagggagaaggagaggagagggtgaTGGCGATGGATCGGGCGGCGGTAACGGTGGGGCCGGGGATGGACATGCCGATTATGCACGATAGCGACCGGTACGAGCTGGTGAAGGATATCGGGGCGGGGAACTTCGGGATTGCGAGGTTGATGAGGGACAAGCAAACCAAGGAGCTCGTCGCGGTCAAGTATATCGAGAGAGGCGAGAAGGTCGGCGGGagtatctctctctttctacttAAAAATTTGTGCTCTTTCTTTTAGCTCTTGATATACCTTGCTTTCTCGATTCATTATTGCGATATTATGTTGATTGATTGATGAATGATGCGGAACTATTATTAGGTTGTTATAAGAGGTTTCATGCGGGAACTAATGTTACCTGCATAAACAACTGATCTAAATAAGAGGCTTTCGAGGATTGAACTGTCTTTGTTCTCATTGTGTCGTTCAGCTGATTTTGTTCGAACCTGTTTACTGTTTGTCAGCAGCGGAAAGTTCGGAAACTATTGAATGTTTACGCAATCCGTGATATCGTCGGCATGCTTGTTCTATCATTAAGAAATCTTTTGGTCTGTTCTTCATGCTCCTCGTTCTGTTATCACCAAGGCAGGAATCCCTTTACACATTCAGGGTTGCAATTGAGACTATTCCTTCAAATCAAGTGCTCCTGCTCCATCATTACATGCTTTCGGGTTGCTCACTCTGTTATTTATGGCTGATTAATTCTGCGCTcactttttctttgttttatagATTGATGAAAACGTGCAGCGTGAGATAATTAACCACAGATCTTTAAGGCATTCGAATATTATTAGGTTCAAAGAGGTACGATGAGATTTAAAGGTATTATTTGCATGTTATCAGGAAGAGCTATGCTTATTCATTGATCTCCCTAATTTAGGTTATTCTAACTCCCACACATCTTGCTATCGTCATGGAATATGCTTCTAGCGGTGAGCTCTTTGAGCGCATATGTAACGCTGGCCGCTTCAGCGAGGATGAGGTTTATGCTTGCATAGTACTCAATTCTGTTCTTATCCTTTTGTTATGTCTGTAAATCGACTAATCTTCTGTTCACCTTGTAGGCTCGCTTCTTCTTCCAACAACTTATATCAGGAGTTAGCTATTGTCACTCGATGGTATTTATAATGATCTTTCCCCGactcatttgttttttttttttttacaaatactCCTGTTTGACTGGATGATCTTATTTTGCTTGGTGTGCTGCCTTATTATCAAGCAAGTATGTCACCGTGATTTGAAGCTGGAGAACACATTGTTGGATGGAAGTGATGCTCCTCGTCTAAAGATATGTGATTTTGGCTATTCCAAGGTATACGAAGCCAGTGAGAATGCATAAATATTGCTAATATTGTAGCTCTAATTGTAATTTCAAGGCAATTTAAAATGTGATCTACTAAATTATGCCCTTGCCATGCCTATAGTGAAACCTTGCTGCTACTGGCAGAAAATTACCCACCTAATTAAATGGTGGTTGTTATTTTGTTGGCTTGTAATTTTAGTCGGAACACTATGGAATCAGTAATGATACCTTTTTTTCATCATCCTCTGATGCTTGTTCTTATCAGAATTTCAACCTCACTTTATTTACAGTCATCCGTTCTTCATTCACAACCAAAGTCAACTGTTGGAACTCCTGCATACATCGCACCTGAAGTTCTACTGAAGAAGGAATATGATGGCAAGGTATTCAAATGCCCCCTTTGCCTTATGGACTATTCACACTTTTTTGGGCCACATTATGGATTATCTGACATGTATTTAATCTATATAGATAGATACAACTAGtaataatactttttttaaaattctcttCGTGATTATCCTTATTGGTTATGGTGAAAGGCAAAAGTTTTTTGCCTTGCCTTCACCAACAAGGATAACCACATTTGTTAATGGCGAAGGGTCGTTCTATCCATATAAGATTGACTTTGCTTTATTAGTCTGGTAGATAGTTCTGAATTTAGAATATTTGCTTGTGTCAAAAATACTAGGAAACATATACTTCAGGTAGCAGTTAATTCATGCTTATTTGATGGAATTTCGGTGCTGCCTTTCCACATTAGTTTTGCCTCTCATTACATGCTATTAGGTATTTCGGTGGAGTAGTCTATCGTATACATCAACAGAGAACTGACTGGTGACCTGTTCCTTAATCTTGGTAACTGAAGATTTGTGGTTTCGTGTGAAAATTGTAGCAAAGAAGTCTAGATTTATGTGTTTTATATCTTCTAAGGGTTTTTCATAAATCAGATAGAACTATTTTGAAATTGCGGGAAAGATAAACTCCAGCTTAAAGAAAGGCTAGCTTCAAAGCTCATTCAATTGTCAAAACCTACCCTCTACCAATTGATATTGTTGTCAGATCTAGCAGTGCCACAAGTATTCTACAACAGTGTCCGTAAGTACCGGTTCTTATGCTTGACAAAGTTTCATGCATGTTCTTATATGTTTTCTACTTAATTTGCCAAAATTTGCCATCATAACTATCATAGTAGTTGAGCGGAAGCTTTATTAATCTGCCCTTTAAATTGGAGAATATTTAGATACATAGTGAAGAACTCGAACAGAATCAGCAAGAATAATATGACATTTGTTTGGCTTATTAGGAATTAAATATTGACTATGAAGTGCACATCTTAAAATGCTACTATTTTAATAGTTCAGATCACAATTTCTTGCAACTGATGCAGATTGCTGATGTGTGGTCCTGTGGAGTTACACTTTATGTGATGTTAGTGGGTGCATATCCTTTTGAAGATCCAGAAGAGCCTAAAAACTTCCGGAAGACAATTCAGGTACAGTCTTAAAATGTTTCAGCGCATGGTATATATTTTATGAGCTGACTGAATTACTTTTTATTGCAGCGTATATTAGCAGTTCAATATTCAATTCCAGACTATGTTCACATATCCCCCGAGTGCCGGCACCTAATCCAAAGGATTTTCGTAGCCAACCCTGCTATGGTGAGTACTCTATATTAAGGTTGTGGTTGGTTCGGGAACGAAGTGGGGAATAAGCCTTTGTTCCCCCTTTTGtttccaaatgctattttttccACCCAAGAATAGTAGTTCTCCTATCCTtagaataagctggtataacccAATATAACCTTGGAACAGCTGTTTTACCCCTCcccctggaacaagcttgttcccaagtgggtacaagattaattaaagtctaatataattttaattatggtattaaatt encodes:
- the LOC109712719 gene encoding uncharacterized protein LOC109712719; the protein is MVKISIEPVFSKKSAATGKSIESIEEVMKVVKWIADVDSEIKKMMVFSKEFALSINVLSLLINLMKEEIKSHTAKFMHKTFLSWKTYLDETELTLQNNHNSKLDTKLVTSIQKHINSQESSEEKSHPLFKDVLAVDPNLKKEKEITMMPSDLSLSSSFHVENSCSILRLQQQRKTRRSWSKDLHELFLVALKQLGGSQTATPKRIREVMKVNGLTNDEVKSHLQKYRLYSQKNAKASHIVDRSLRLYGGVPREHYATWNHTASRSPESPLEFEKVDDELCFKEESADSGKDVRSQQALTFPVKGT
- the LOC109712467 gene encoding serine/threonine-protein kinase SAPK10 translates to MAMDRAAVTVGPGMDMPIMHDSDRYELVKDIGAGNFGIARLMRDKQTKELVAVKYIERGEKIDENVQREIINHRSLRHSNIIRFKEVILTPTHLAIVMEYASSGELFERICNAGRFSEDEARFFFQQLISGVSYCHSMQVCHRDLKLENTLLDGSDAPRLKICDFGYSKSSVLHSQPKSTVGTPAYIAPEVLLKKEYDGKIADVWSCGVTLYVMLVGAYPFEDPEEPKNFRKTIQRILAVQYSIPDYVHISPECRHLIQRIFVANPAMRITIPEIKNHEWFLKNLPAGLMDDNAMSSQYEEPDQPMQSIDEIMQILAEATVPAAGTRGINQYLTDGLDIDDDDMEDLDSDPELDVDSSGEVVYAM